The segment GCTCCATCAGAATATGTCCGCAATTGCCCCAATTCTTCAGACTGCAACCGCTAGACCTTCGATGAAATATTGGCAGATAAAAGCTAATAAAAGATGTCCGTGTTACGCCCAACCTAGAAACTTCAGAATCATTCGCAGACTAACAAGCACAAGCACCAGGCCAAAAATTCGTCTCAGATTCCTGCTTGAAACACGCTTGGAAACGTAAGCACCAATTTGCGCTCCGAAAATGACGCCAACAACGAGAACAAGTGCAAAACCAAACTGAACATTACCGAGATATATGTGAGTCGCCACTCCAGCAATTGAAGTAAAAACCATGATAAAAACTGAAGTAGCAACCGCTAGATGCATGGGAAAGGAAAGAGCAAAATGCAGAATCGGCACCATTAAAGCACCGCCACCAATACCTAACAAGCCTGATGAAACGCCAGCAAGGAAACTCAAGGGCAAGCCAAGTTTCATATCTGCAATGTATCCAAAGATTTTATAATCTGAGTCTACGAGGCTTCGCTTCCAGCCAGTTTTGCTTTTTTTTTCTAGCTTGTTGCTCAGATTGTATGGAAAAATCATTCGAAAGGCGACGTAGAGTATTAACAAAGCAAAAATCAATATTAAATATTCTTTCGCAATTGCAGTCGTCAAATATGCTCCCAAGAGGGAGCCAGGTATTGTAACTGTGGCTAAGAGCAGCCCAACTTTATAGTCTATCCTTTTTTGTCTTGCATAGCCACTCGTAGACGACAATGCCTTAAACATTATCATCGTAAGGCTTGTTCCCGCTGCCATTTGCGGAGAAAATTCGATGCTTAAGGGTAATAATTGCAGAGCAGGTACAATGAAAACTCCGCCTCCGATGCCCAGCATAGCTGCAATGATGCCCACGAAAAGAGCTAGGATGGGGAGAAAAACTGTTTCAAATATTGTCGTTGAGCCTCACCACGCCTCTTGATAGATTGCCAAACAGTGACACAGTTACTTACTAATAACACTAATGCTAAATTTGCATGGCAACTTTTATCTGTAAGACGTGTAATGTAGCCTTACCACGTGTGGAAGCATAGGTTGAGCAAATCTCGTAAAAAACGGACTTCGTTGGAGCGTTTTCGCCTTAAAAAAGCATTGGACATGCTGGCTCGCAAGGAAGGGCGCGGAACAGAGCTTGTTAGCTTATACGTTCCTCCGGGAAAGCAAATCAGTGAGGTTCTTAACACACTTAGGCAGGAACATGGAACTGCTGCAAACATAAAGTCTGACACAACGAGAAGCAACGTCCAAGACGCCATTACAAAGGTTCAGCAGCGTTTAAAATTATTTAAGAGAGTGCCTGAAAGGGGCTTGGTGATCTTCAGCGGTGCGATACCGCAGAATGGCCCAGGCAGTGAGAGAAACGAAACTTATGTTTTGACCCCACCAGAGCCAATTAATATAAACTTGTATCGGTGTGATTCAAAATTTCACACAGAGTATCTGCTGGAAATGTTGAAGGAGAAGGAGGCTTATGGAATTTTGCTTGTGGATTCTAGTGAAGCTACTTTCGCGGTTTTGCAGGGTAGGCGTTTGAACATTGTTAAGGAAACTACTTCTGGTGTTCCAGGTAAGATGCGTGCAGGGGGGCAGTCGGCAAGGCGTTTTGAGCGTCA is part of the Candidatus Bathyarchaeota archaeon genome and harbors:
- a CDS encoding sulfite exporter TauE/SafE family protein; translated protein: MLALFVGIIAAMLGIGGGVFIVPALQLLPLSIEFSPQMAAGTSLTMIMFKALSSTSGYARQKRIDYKVGLLLATVTIPGSLLGAYLTTAIAKEYLILIFALLILYVAFRMIFPYNLSNKLEKKSKTGWKRSLVDSDYKIFGYIADMKLGLPLSFLAGVSSGLLGIGGGALMVPILHFALSFPMHLAVATSVFIMVFTSIAGVATHIYLGNVQFGFALVLVVGVIFGAQIGAYVSKRVSSRNLRRIFGLVLVLVSLRMILKFLGWA